CTTTGGAAAAAGGCGGCGTAATGACTATGGAAGCAGCTCAAGAATATACTCGTACAGCTATGGAAACAATCAAAGCAAAAGCTTTGGAAGAAAAATATGCTGACTATAAAGCTGAAAACGAAAAATTCCTTGCTGAAAACAAGACTAAAGAAGGCGTAAAAACTACTGCAAGCGGTCTGCAATACAAAGTAATCACTGAAGGTAAAGGTGAAATTCCGGCTGACACTTGCAAAGTGAAAGTGAACTACAAAGGTACTTTGATCGACGGAACAGAATTCGACAGCTCTTACAAACGTAACGAACCGTCTACTTTCCGTGCTAACCAAGTAATCAAAGGTTGGACAGAAGCATTGACTATGATGCCTGTAGGTTCTAAATGGGAACTTTACATCCCGCAAGAACTTGCTTACGGTGCAAGAGAATCTGGCAACCAAATCAAACCGTTCTCTACTTTGATTTTCGAAGTTGAACTGTTGAGCATCGAAAAAGATAAGAAATAAGAAAGTTCTTTTCTAAATAGAAAAAGGAAAGAGGCACAAAACGTTTGTGCCTCTTTTTTTGCTTTTTCCTATTTTTTCTCTCGGAAAAGAAGAATAATTAAAATAAATCTCTATATTTGCTTACTATTTGATAACAACAGGAAATTACAATTTATTATTATGGAAAGAATAGACAACCTCGACAGGCAGATCTTAGAGATTATCTCCCAGAATGCCCGCATCCCTTTTAAAGACGTAGCAGCCGAATGTGGAGTATCACGCGCAGCTATTCATCAGCGTGTGCAAAGACTGATTGACCTAGGTGTCATTGTAGGCTCTGGTTACCATGTGAACCCGAAATCATTGGGCTACAGAACTTGTACATACGTGGGTATCAAGCTGGAAAAAGGCTCTATGTACAAATCTGTCGTAGCGGAATTACAAAAGATTCCCGAAATAGTGGAATGTCATTTCACTACAGGCCCGTACACAATGCTGACAAAACTTTATGCATGCGACAACGAACATCTGATGGATTTGCTGAATAACAAAATGCAAGAAATACCAGGTGTAGTAGCTACCGAGACTTTGATTTCTCTGGAACAGAGTATCAAGAAAGAGATTCCCATCCGCGTTGAAAAATAATTGTGATGGAGTTTCTAAATGAATATCACCTTGCAGGGTTATTCATCGGAATCTGTACCTTTTTGATTATCGGCCTTTTTCACCCCGTCGTGGTAAAGGCCGAATATTACTGGGGCACAAAATGCTGGTGGATATTTCTGGTACTCGGTATTGCCGGTGTGATTGCCTCCTTAAGTATCGATAATGTGATCTTATCTTCTTTATTAGGCGTGTTTGCGTTTTCTTCCTTCTGGACGATCAAAGAGGTTTTCGAACAGGAAGAACGGGTACAAAAAGGATGGTTCCCCAAGAATCCGAAGCGCAAATATAAGTTCTAGAAGCAGAGGATGATAGTTTTTTCTCGAAAGAATTTGCATAATTCGACGAAAAATACTACTTTTGTCACCGCATCCAGTTAATGGATACATCGGGCTTTTAGCTCAGTTGGTTAGAGCAACAGACTCATAATCTGGAGGTCCTAGGTTCAAGCCCTAGATGGCCCACGAAAAATTCCTGTAAGTGAAATACTTACAGGAATTTTTCTTTTATACAGTCAGAATAATGAAATTTACAAAATTAGGAACAGTGCTCCATATTGAAATAAGAATATCAATACTAAATGATTCCAAAGTGTTTCAAAGCCTTACGCAAACCGTCATTCTCAACGGTATCAGTAACAAAATCGGCTGAAGCCTTGACAAGCTCCGATGCATTTCCCATAGCAACTCCGATACCGGCAGCTTTCAACATAGGAATATCATTACCGCCATCGCCGCAAGCCATTATTTCCGTCATTTCAATCCCATAATAATCGGCAAAAGCTGAAAGTCCGGTTGCCTTACTGATTCCTGCAAGGTTCACATCAGCAAATAAAGGATGCCAGCGTGATAAGGAAAGGTTAGACAGAAGCGGCATTACTTGCTGTTCCATTTCATCATCGATATAAAAACAAAGCTGGCAACACTCTTTTCTGTCAAATAGTTCTTCAATGTCTACAACGGTGGGGATGGGATGCTCTACGATTTTGGCAATCCGTTCGACAGTCGGAGTCAGCCGATTGACAAACACGCCTTCATCCAATTCAATAGCAACTGCGAAATCAAAAGCCTTTGCTATTTCCATGGCTTTCTTAAAATCGTCCTTTGGAATAAGGTGTCTCCTTATCACAGTGCCATCCGGTAAAACACAGTCAGCTCCATTCAATGCAATAATTCCATCATACGGAACAGCAGCTATTTCATGAAGGTCGCCTGCCGCTCTACCGGTAGCAATGACTATTCGAATCCCACGGTCATGAATCTCCTTAAGAGCTTCAACAGAAGATTGCAGTACTTTATGAGTCTCAAAACTCACTAATGTTCCATCTACATCGAGCATGATTGCTTTTATCATAACATCTATATTTTTTATTTACAGTCTATTACCCAGCGACAAAGTTACTGAAAAAAATCCCCATAGCAGGTATACCTCCAATACATAAAACAAAAAAGGCAAAAGGAAACGAGATCCTTTTGCCTTATACCTATTGATACCTACTGAAAAATGATAGTGAACGTTTAGCGGAAGTCCTTCAACTCTTCTTGTAATTTCTGACGGGTAAAAAATATGCGGCTTTTTACAGTACCTAACGGAAGATTCAACTTCTCTGCAATCTCACGGTACTTGAATCCTGAAACGTGCATAGCAAACGGAACTCTGTATTCTTTAGGCAGAGCATTGACTACGCGGTGCATTTCCTTTAAATCGTAAGCACTTTCTGTGCTTTCAAAACCTGACTCTTGTGGCAGATTCAGATGATAGAGGTTTTCAGTCTGATCGACAAATGTCTGATCGCGCACTACTTTGCGGTAATTATTAATAAAGATGTTCCGCATTATAGTATACATCCATCCTTTAAAATTTGTGTCGGGGGTATATTTGTCTTCGTTATCCAATGCTTTTAATGAA
The Bacteroides caecimuris DNA segment above includes these coding regions:
- a CDS encoding RNA polymerase sigma factor produces the protein MKSVSFRKDLIGVQDELLRFAYKLTTDREEANDLLQETSLKALDNEDKYTPDTNFKGWMYTIMRNIFINNYRKVVRDQTFVDQTENLYHLNLPQESGFESTESAYDLKEMHRVVNALPKEYRVPFAMHVSGFKYREIAEKLNLPLGTVKSRIFFTRQKLQEELKDFR
- a CDS encoding DUF4491 family protein, with product MEFLNEYHLAGLFIGICTFLIIGLFHPVVVKAEYYWGTKCWWIFLVLGIAGVIASLSIDNVILSSLLGVFAFSSFWTIKEVFEQEERVQKGWFPKNPKRKYKF
- a CDS encoding FKBP-type peptidyl-prolyl cis-trans isomerase; this translates as MKKVSIFMAIAAAASLASCTAQAPKANLKTDIDSLSYSIGMAQTQGLKGYLTGRLDVDTTYMAEFIKGLNEGANKTSKKDIAYMAGLQIGQQISNQMMKGINQELFGTDSTKTISKENFMAGFIAGTLEKGGVMTMEAAQEYTRTAMETIKAKALEEKYADYKAENEKFLAENKTKEGVKTTASGLQYKVITEGKGEIPADTCKVKVNYKGTLIDGTEFDSSYKRNEPSTFRANQVIKGWTEALTMMPVGSKWELYIPQELAYGARESGNQIKPFSTLIFEVELLSIEKDKK
- a CDS encoding Lrp/AsnC family transcriptional regulator, producing the protein MERIDNLDRQILEIISQNARIPFKDVAAECGVSRAAIHQRVQRLIDLGVIVGSGYHVNPKSLGYRTCTYVGIKLEKGSMYKSVVAELQKIPEIVECHFTTGPYTMLTKLYACDNEHLMDLLNNKMQEIPGVVATETLISLEQSIKKEIPIRVEK
- a CDS encoding Cof-type HAD-IIB family hydrolase → MIKAIMLDVDGTLVSFETHKVLQSSVEALKEIHDRGIRIVIATGRAAGDLHEIAAVPYDGIIALNGADCVLPDGTVIRRHLIPKDDFKKAMEIAKAFDFAVAIELDEGVFVNRLTPTVERIAKIVEHPIPTVVDIEELFDRKECCQLCFYIDDEMEQQVMPLLSNLSLSRWHPLFADVNLAGISKATGLSAFADYYGIEMTEIMACGDGGNDIPMLKAAGIGVAMGNASELVKASADFVTDTVENDGLRKALKHFGII